Proteins encoded in a region of the Planococcus citri chromosome 1, ihPlaCitr1.1, whole genome shotgun sequence genome:
- the LOC135839014 gene encoding uncharacterized protein LOC135839014, whose product MISWFMILPVIMIPFIMLINEAELRGGHGGGGGGGGRGGGGGGGHGSSHGGGSHTSSGGGGVKSPSSPSPTASTGGHVPAMAMAAGTHGSGGGSSGNKGKEKKKKEQEEKKKKEEEKKKKDGEKKKKEAEEKKKKEEKKKKEEEEEQQFGGNS is encoded by the exons ATGATTTCGTGGTTCATGATACTGCCTGTGATTATGATTCCATTTATTAtgttg ATTAATGAAGCTGAATTGAGAGGTGGTCATGGAGGTGGCGGTGGTGGTGGCGGCCGTGGAGGTGGCGGTGGTGGTGGCCATGGTAGCTCGCACGGCGGCGGTTCACATACTTCGAGTGGTGGAGGAGGAGTGAAAAGTCCTAGTTCGCCTTCACCTACTGCTTCCACAGGAGGACATGTACCTGCAATGGCTATGGCTGCTGGGACTCATGGATCTGGCGGTGGTTCATCCGGTAATAAgggaaaggaaaagaaaaaaaaggaacaagaagaaaagaagaaaaaggaggaagaaaagaagaaaaaggatggagaaaaaaagaaaaaggaagcagaggagaagaagaagaaagaagagaaaaagaaaaaagaagaggaagaagagCAACAATTCGGTGGTAATTCGTAA